In one Rutidosis leptorrhynchoides isolate AG116_Rl617_1_P2 chromosome 8, CSIRO_AGI_Rlap_v1, whole genome shotgun sequence genomic region, the following are encoded:
- the LOC139863229 gene encoding uncharacterized protein has product MKKNKKKMLLFKIDFEKAYDSVDWKFLDHMLDCFGFEIKWRSWIKGCLYSARSSVLINGSPTKEFPIKRGLRQASGLRINVSKSHLFGVGVGQDDVIRYAANTGCKVGVLPTKYIGLPISANMNYIVPWNDLVNKFNKRLAAWKVSLLSFGARLTLIKFIMGSLGSLNNGSLKAFNMVLVLKWKLRFLTSGDMLWSKVIKALHGDSFERSNVKGVWDNIVNYCAKMFDLNLIPKHVIMMKLGDGSSIRFGRDLWIGDTPLHISHNRLFHLERGRDVLVANI; this is encoded by the exons ATGAAAAAGAATAAGAAGAAGATGCTGTTATTTaaaattgattttgaaaaagcCTATGATTCGGTGGATTGGAAGTTTCTGGATCATATGTTAGATTGTTTTGGCTTCGAGATAAAGTGGAGAAGTTGGATAAAAGGGTGTTTATATTCAGCTAGATCTTCGGTGTTAATTAACGGTAGCCCCACAAAAGAGTTTCCTATAAAGAGGGGATTACGTCAAG CCTCCGGTCTTCGTATTAATGTGAGCAAATCTCATCTTTTTGGTGTTGGTGTTGGACAAGATGATGTGATTCGGTATGCTGCGAATACTGGGTGTAAGGTAGGAGTTCTTCCTACTAAATATATAGGGCTTCCGATCAGTGCTAATATGAATTATATTGTACCTTGGAACGATCTTGTTAATAAATTCAATAAGAGACTTGCAGCATGGAAGGTGTCTTTGTTATCGTTTGGAGCTCGGCTTACGCTAATTAAGTTTATTATGGGTTCATTGG GCAGTCTAAACAATGGTAGTCTTAAGGCATTTAATATGGTGTTGGTTCTAAAATGGAAGTTGAGGTTTCTTACGAGTGGTGATATGTTGTGGTCTAAAGTGATTAAAGCTTTACATGGGGATTCGTTCGAGAGGTCAAATGTGAAGGGGGTTTGGGACAACATTGTTAATTATTGTGCTAAGATGTTTGATCTTAATTTGATTCCTAAACACGTTATTATGATGAAGCTAGGTGACGGGAGTTCGATTAGATTTGGGAGAGATCTTTGGATTGGGGATACTCCTCTTCATATTTCTCATAATCGTCTTTTTCATTTAGAGCGGGGTCGTGATGTGCTCGTGGCtaatatatga